One segment of Aquimarina sp. BL5 DNA contains the following:
- a CDS encoding outer membrane beta-barrel family protein, producing the protein MIRTVTFIVLSILGSLITTAQEIKTYKGTVQDANTQVVIPFAAISVYNDKDELIDGSSADDNGQFQLKLSKSLAYFEVSFIGYKTYIKPISEIRDAQNILIELTVTVNALDEVVIENNRATTQLKIDRKVINIGTDIQQSGTTALEAFDQIVDIQTDLGTGSLSLRGSDNVRLLINGKPSSLGAVELLEQIPSSNIKSVEIITSPSAKYQADGISGIINVILKRNLNTGLNINLNGSTGTKRYGYDVNGNYNLSFMNVRFNASQSGREMDSKQTINRTFMNGETQGIFTPYDFNGLIRQGAIGLDFFINEHNEFSIAYNHTDDYHSFYNRSQYFNLTDREDFTYTRNSEHTHVTSVLNTNYRREFSKTGHFLELDYNLNNNKNDYPASDFEDTIFLFNQLITEDNRIHTLSLDYSLPISKKVLIETGVSWNKSNSKNNQYFRSNQADATNNTFVYKEELIGFYGLTKFNAYKFDWQIGLRYEAFSSESENTLNSLNTDLNFSNLFPSIHLSYKFNEDITFGIGYSKRVSSPNLHHINPFQLGNPFFRFDGNPNLKPEYSDNIELNYQNNGEKLNWSIASFYRHRKDVILWVNDIEDDNVQVISFQNIGINHSLGIETTVSYKIAKFWDAFFTGNYYYTKVNENNLNTWNDLYSSNLQIKNTLKISKKISTDITYRYTPKRQNAFNFIEPRNRVDWGIRAKLLKNKLTVNLRVIDVLDDNLMKRNTRTAEFNQRTVWKFQSQTLGFLFSVNYSLFKNKNKQRKRKEREYRHNDSNN; encoded by the coding sequence ATGATACGAACAGTAACTTTTATAGTATTATCAATCCTAGGGTCGCTAATCACGACCGCTCAGGAAATAAAAACTTATAAAGGAACCGTGCAAGATGCAAATACTCAAGTGGTAATTCCATTTGCAGCTATTTCAGTCTATAATGATAAAGATGAATTGATAGATGGTTCTTCTGCTGATGATAATGGTCAATTTCAACTAAAATTAAGTAAGTCACTTGCCTATTTTGAAGTCAGTTTTATAGGATACAAGACGTATATAAAACCAATATCAGAAATTAGAGATGCTCAGAATATTTTAATCGAACTAACAGTCACAGTAAATGCTCTGGATGAAGTTGTTATAGAAAATAATCGGGCAACAACGCAGCTTAAAATTGATAGAAAGGTCATAAACATAGGAACAGATATCCAACAATCAGGAACCACAGCGCTAGAGGCCTTTGATCAAATTGTAGATATACAAACAGACTTAGGAACTGGTAGTTTATCTCTGAGAGGAAGTGATAATGTAAGATTATTAATTAATGGTAAACCTTCTTCTTTAGGTGCCGTTGAATTATTAGAACAAATACCTTCTTCAAATATAAAAAGTGTAGAAATAATTACTTCTCCATCTGCAAAATATCAGGCAGATGGTATATCAGGTATTATTAATGTAATCCTAAAAAGAAATCTAAATACCGGACTTAATATTAATCTCAACGGTTCAACAGGAACAAAAAGGTATGGATATGACGTTAATGGCAACTATAACCTATCGTTTATGAATGTAAGATTTAATGCTTCTCAATCCGGAAGAGAAATGGATAGTAAACAAACTATTAATAGAACATTCATGAATGGCGAAACTCAAGGAATATTTACTCCATATGATTTTAATGGATTGATACGACAAGGAGCAATAGGATTAGATTTTTTTATAAACGAACATAATGAATTCTCTATAGCGTATAACCATACAGATGATTACCATAGTTTTTATAATAGATCACAATATTTCAACTTAACTGATCGAGAGGATTTTACATACACTAGAAATTCTGAACATACGCATGTAACATCCGTACTTAATACGAATTACCGTCGCGAATTTTCTAAGACAGGACATTTCCTGGAGTTGGATTATAATCTTAATAACAACAAAAATGATTATCCGGCTTCTGATTTTGAAGATACTATATTCTTATTCAATCAGCTTATAACAGAAGATAATAGGATTCATACATTGTCTTTGGATTACTCCTTGCCTATTTCAAAAAAAGTACTCATAGAAACAGGCGTTTCTTGGAATAAAAGCAACTCAAAAAACAATCAATATTTTAGATCAAACCAAGCTGATGCAACAAATAATACATTTGTTTATAAAGAAGAACTTATTGGATTTTATGGGCTCACCAAATTCAACGCTTATAAATTTGATTGGCAAATAGGACTACGATATGAAGCTTTTTCTTCGGAATCTGAGAATACCTTAAACTCATTAAACACAGATCTAAATTTCTCTAACTTATTTCCATCAATACACCTTTCTTATAAATTTAATGAAGATATCACATTCGGAATAGGATATAGTAAACGTGTCTCCAGCCCTAACTTACACCATATTAATCCGTTTCAATTAGGGAACCCATTTTTTAGATTCGACGGCAATCCAAATTTGAAACCTGAATACAGTGATAACATTGAGTTGAATTATCAAAATAATGGTGAAAAACTGAATTGGTCTATTGCTTCCTTTTATCGCCACCGAAAAGATGTGATACTCTGGGTAAATGATATTGAAGATGATAATGTACAGGTGATTTCATTTCAGAATATCGGTATAAACCATTCCTTAGGTATAGAAACAACAGTGTCTTATAAAATAGCTAAGTTTTGGGATGCATTTTTTACAGGAAATTACTATTACACAAAAGTTAATGAAAATAACTTAAATACTTGGAATGATTTATATTCTTCTAATCTACAAATCAAAAATACCTTAAAAATTTCTAAAAAAATAAGTACTGATATTACCTACCGATACACACCAAAACGGCAAAATGCTTTCAATTTTATTGAGCCAAGAAATAGAGTTGATTGGGGAATAAGAGCAAAATTGCTAAAAAATAAACTGACAGTTAACTTGAGAGTAATAGATGTACTTGATGATAATTTGATGAAACGAAATACACGTACTGCAGAATTTAATCAACGTACTGTATGGAAGTTCCAATCCCAAACTCTGGGATTTCTATTTAGTGTCAATTACTCCCTCTTTAAAAACAAAAATAAACAGAGAAAAAGAAAAGAAAGAGAATATAGACATAATGATTCTAATAATTAA
- a CDS encoding sensor histidine kinase codes for MKKDSIYLKLKKTEPLLHLLFWGIVLLFPYVKFMGREGGYPMSFPHELVALFFNSIPTYIMYLWFFPLKNKQKYILLVLLLFIGNAFFHYYADSFFHMEEDHKDHRWRSMISSLVTYTSFSLGFFALFSVKKLYAKQLELETTKQEKQQAELNALKAQVNPHFLFNTLNNIYANALRKDEKTPDLILKLSDSFRYLLHEGQKKQVTLDKEINHIKDYISLQEERLSTKVKVNFSEDIHNPQKEIAPLLLIPFIENAFKYTSTLKGSKHLIKIKTILNKEQFYFYCENSYNENKISEIETNWQESGIGIKNTEKRLQLLYPKQHQLLIEEKDNLFKVTLTIIL; via the coding sequence ATGAAGAAAGATTCGATATATCTTAAATTAAAAAAAACGGAACCACTGTTACATCTGCTATTTTGGGGAATTGTCCTTTTGTTTCCGTATGTAAAGTTTATGGGGCGGGAAGGAGGCTATCCTATGAGTTTCCCCCATGAATTAGTAGCTTTATTTTTTAATAGTATCCCTACATATATTATGTATTTGTGGTTTTTTCCTTTAAAAAATAAACAAAAATACATACTGTTAGTACTACTTCTTTTTATTGGCAATGCCTTTTTTCATTATTATGCAGATTCTTTTTTTCATATGGAAGAGGATCATAAAGATCATCGATGGAGATCCATGATTTCCAGCTTAGTAACGTATACCTCCTTTAGTTTAGGTTTTTTTGCACTATTCTCCGTAAAGAAACTGTATGCAAAACAGTTAGAATTAGAAACCACAAAACAAGAAAAACAACAAGCAGAACTTAACGCACTTAAAGCACAAGTAAATCCTCATTTTTTATTTAATACGCTGAATAACATTTATGCAAATGCTTTAAGAAAAGATGAAAAAACTCCAGATTTAATTTTAAAATTATCAGATAGTTTTAGATACCTATTACACGAAGGTCAAAAAAAGCAAGTAACACTGGATAAGGAAATTAATCACATAAAAGATTATATTAGTTTACAAGAAGAAAGATTGTCAACTAAAGTAAAAGTTAATTTTTCAGAAGATATTCATAATCCACAAAAGGAAATAGCTCCATTATTATTAATACCTTTTATCGAAAATGCATTTAAGTATACCAGTACTCTAAAAGGAAGTAAACATCTCATAAAGATAAAAACCATATTAAATAAAGAGCAATTCTATTTTTATTGCGAAAACTCATATAACGAAAACAAAATATCGGAAATCGAAACAAATTGGCAAGAAAGTGGTATTGGTATAAAAAACACGGAAAAAAGATTGCAATTGCTATACCCGAAACAACATCAATTACTAATTGAAGAAAAAGATAATCTCTTCAAAGTAACACTTACTATTATATTATGA
- a CDS encoding aminotransferase class I/II-fold pyridoxal phosphate-dependent enzyme, with protein sequence MKEDTLLDESLQKLYSPSDFRKIGHQLIDVLADHLDQVQSQEERPVIKYQDPEEELVYWKADMSSNTDMMDFYQKILDRSIHVHHPRYMGHQVAVPSIISSLSGLVTDLLSNGTGVYEMGMASNALERIVTDFVAQKIGYGSEAAGFLTSGGTLANLTALLAARKAKAPSSVWEEGHNEKLAVLVSEEAHYCIDRAARILGFGAEGIIKIPSNKSYKIDTSLLEEYLENAKNKGLNVIALVGCASSTSTGSYDDLETLASFATNNNLWFHIDGAHGGGVVFSEKYKYLTKGIDKADSVVIDFHKMLLTPALNTALIFKNSEASYKTFEQKAQYLWDSQQSREWYNSGKRTFECTKLMMSLKVYSIIRMYGEDIFEKNMDRLYDLGKVFAKLIKEREGFELLINPEANIVNFRYTDIPSEVINTFNSKIRETLLLSGKFYIVQTMIGEERYLRTSIMNPLTDKEDFIALLDEIQKIAHTLI encoded by the coding sequence ATGAAGGAAGATACGCTTTTAGACGAATCACTACAAAAATTATATAGTCCATCGGATTTTAGAAAAATAGGACATCAGTTAATTGATGTGCTCGCAGATCATCTAGATCAAGTACAATCACAGGAAGAACGACCTGTAATCAAATATCAGGATCCTGAAGAAGAATTAGTGTATTGGAAAGCGGATATGTCTTCTAACACTGATATGATGGATTTTTATCAAAAAATCTTAGATAGATCTATTCATGTGCATCATCCAAGATATATGGGCCATCAGGTAGCCGTACCTTCAATAATCAGTAGTCTTTCTGGGTTGGTAACGGATCTATTGAGTAACGGTACTGGAGTCTATGAAATGGGCATGGCATCTAATGCTTTAGAAAGAATTGTTACGGATTTCGTAGCACAAAAAATTGGATATGGATCTGAGGCTGCCGGTTTTCTTACTTCGGGCGGAACTTTAGCAAACCTAACGGCATTATTAGCTGCAAGAAAAGCCAAAGCTCCCAGTTCGGTTTGGGAAGAAGGGCACAATGAAAAATTAGCCGTTTTGGTTTCTGAGGAGGCTCATTATTGTATAGATCGCGCAGCGAGAATACTAGGATTTGGTGCAGAGGGAATTATAAAGATACCTTCTAACAAATCTTATAAAATAGATACTTCATTATTAGAAGAATATCTAGAAAATGCGAAAAATAAAGGTTTGAATGTTATAGCGCTTGTTGGATGCGCTTCTTCAACTTCTACGGGATCTTATGATGATTTAGAAACGTTAGCTAGTTTTGCTACAAACAATAATTTATGGTTTCATATAGATGGAGCTCACGGAGGTGGCGTTGTTTTTTCGGAAAAATATAAATACCTAACGAAAGGAATTGACAAAGCAGATTCTGTTGTGATTGATTTTCATAAGATGTTATTAACTCCTGCTTTGAATACCGCTTTAATTTTTAAGAATAGTGAAGCTTCATATAAGACTTTTGAGCAAAAGGCTCAATATCTTTGGGACTCCCAACAATCTAGAGAGTGGTATAATTCTGGAAAAAGAACCTTCGAATGTACTAAATTGATGATGTCGCTAAAGGTATATTCAATTATAAGAATGTATGGCGAAGATATTTTCGAAAAGAATATGGATCGATTATATGATTTAGGAAAAGTATTTGCCAAGCTCATTAAAGAAAGGGAGGGGTTTGAATTACTCATAAATCCAGAAGCTAATATTGTAAATTTTAGATATACAGATATTCCTTCAGAAGTAATCAATACATTCAATTCAAAAATACGTGAAACGTTACTTTTATCAGGAAAATTTTATATCGTTCAAACTATGATAGGAGAGGAGCGCTACCTAAGGACTTCCATAATGAATCCGTTAACAGATAAAGAAGATTTTATAGCGCTTTTAGATGAGATACAAAAAATAGCTCATACGCTCATATAA
- the aroC gene encoding chorismate synthase produces the protein MAGNTFGNLFKVTTFGESHGVAIGGIIDGCPSGVQLNLEAIQAELDRRKPGQSAIVTQRKEPDTVEFYSGIFEGVTTGTPIGFVIKNANQKSKDYSHIKDSYRPSHADYTYDQKYGVRDYRGGGRSSARETASRVVAGAIAKQVLSELTFNAYVSGVGAIKLEKPHTELDFSLTESNIVRCPDTEKAAEMEQYIKQIRKEGDTVGGVVSCAISGVPVGLGEPVFDKLHAELGKAMLSINAVKGFEYGSGFAGAELKGSQHNDLFNADGTTKTNLSGGIQGGISNGMDIYFNVAFKPVATIMQDQETIDKEGNIVNMQGKGRHDPCVVPRAVPIVEAMAALVLVDYWLMNRTIKK, from the coding sequence ATGGCAGGAAATACATTTGGAAACCTATTTAAGGTAACCACTTTTGGAGAATCACATGGAGTAGCAATTGGTGGAATCATTGATGGATGCCCATCTGGAGTACAATTAAATCTTGAAGCGATACAGGCTGAATTAGATCGTCGTAAACCTGGTCAATCGGCTATTGTTACGCAACGTAAAGAACCAGATACTGTAGAGTTTTATTCAGGAATTTTCGAAGGAGTTACTACAGGAACTCCCATAGGTTTTGTTATTAAAAATGCCAATCAAAAATCAAAAGACTATTCTCATATAAAAGATTCATATAGGCCTTCACATGCCGATTATACCTATGACCAGAAGTATGGTGTTAGGGATTATCGTGGTGGTGGGCGTTCATCTGCTAGAGAAACAGCGAGTAGAGTAGTAGCTGGTGCTATTGCAAAACAGGTGTTATCTGAATTAACATTTAATGCATATGTAAGTGGTGTAGGAGCTATTAAATTAGAAAAACCACATACTGAACTTGATTTTTCATTGACAGAAAGTAATATTGTTCGTTGTCCAGATACAGAGAAAGCTGCAGAGATGGAACAATATATTAAACAGATTAGGAAAGAGGGAGATACCGTAGGAGGAGTAGTGAGTTGTGCGATTTCTGGAGTTCCAGTTGGATTGGGAGAACCTGTTTTTGATAAACTACACGCAGAATTAGGAAAAGCTATGCTTTCGATCAATGCGGTAAAAGGTTTTGAATATGGTAGTGGTTTTGCTGGAGCTGAGCTAAAAGGTAGTCAGCACAATGATTTATTTAATGCTGACGGAACCACCAAAACCAATCTTTCCGGAGGAATACAAGGAGGTATTTCTAATGGAATGGACATCTATTTTAATGTAGCCTTTAAACCTGTGGCTACCATTATGCAAGATCAAGAAACGATTGATAAAGAAGGTAATATAGTAAATATGCAAGGTAAAGGTAGACATGACCCTTGTGTAGTACCAAGAGCTGTTCCTATTGTAGAAGCTATGGCTGCCTTGGTTTTAGTGGATTATTGGTTAATGAATCGTACGATTAAAAAATAG
- a CDS encoding histidinol-phosphate transaminase — translation MNTPGFNRRKFLQLGSTIAVASAVTPIAYGASLFKDDALEFSKENESLRLFSNENPYGPSPKVLDTITKHTNRVNRYASFHTYDTNHLKKMIAERNNIKEDQVILGHGSFEILCMLTRTFGKEQNSIIVPATTFNVTAAFADRIFDHKVKRMLLNQAMNIDLEATKKAVTKDTKLVYICNPNNPTGKALPAAELISFCKEVASSTCTVAIDEAYIELMNPSDTPDTIKLLRENHNVLIIRTFSKAYGLAGLRVGYAMGSAETIALLNHEHYNFSGLIANPGVVAAITALEDTSYVDEYRKKNSEVRTYVEKSLDTRSIKYVNSSTNFILMDVKDAKRFRSELKPFGFAIIPGGGKHYPTWARISIGRLEEMNSFLKVLDGMNWLKA, via the coding sequence ATGAATACACCAGGATTTAATAGAAGAAAATTTTTACAACTAGGAAGCACTATTGCAGTAGCAAGTGCCGTAACGCCGATAGCATATGGAGCTTCTCTATTTAAGGATGATGCTTTAGAATTTTCTAAAGAAAATGAGAGTCTCAGATTATTCTCTAATGAAAATCCCTACGGACCTTCTCCAAAAGTATTAGATACAATTACTAAGCATACCAATCGAGTTAACAGATACGCATCTTTTCATACATATGATACTAATCATCTGAAAAAGATGATTGCAGAGCGTAATAATATTAAAGAAGATCAGGTGATTTTAGGACATGGTTCGTTTGAGATATTATGTATGCTCACCAGAACCTTTGGCAAAGAACAAAACAGTATTATCGTTCCAGCTACCACATTTAATGTTACAGCCGCTTTTGCAGATAGAATATTTGATCATAAAGTAAAGAGAATGCTACTTAATCAAGCGATGAATATTGACTTAGAAGCTACCAAAAAAGCTGTAACTAAGGATACAAAACTGGTATATATCTGTAATCCTAATAACCCTACCGGAAAAGCATTACCTGCTGCTGAACTAATATCTTTTTGTAAAGAAGTTGCTTCATCGACATGTACAGTAGCCATAGATGAAGCATATATAGAATTAATGAATCCTTCTGACACACCAGACACCATAAAATTATTAAGAGAAAATCACAATGTTTTAATTATTAGAACTTTCTCTAAAGCATATGGCTTAGCGGGTTTACGTGTGGGATATGCGATGGGATCCGCAGAAACCATCGCCCTATTGAATCACGAGCATTATAATTTTAGTGGGCTTATTGCCAATCCCGGAGTAGTAGCCGCCATAACCGCCTTAGAAGATACTTCTTATGTTGATGAATATCGAAAAAAGAATTCTGAAGTAAGAACTTACGTAGAAAAAAGCTTAGATACTCGTAGTATAAAATATGTAAATAGCAGTACTAATTTTATACTAATGGATGTAAAAGATGCTAAACGTTTTAGGTCCGAATTAAAACCATTTGGCTTTGCTATAATTCCTGGTGGAGGAAAACATTATCCTACTTGGGCAAGGATTAGTATTGGTAGATTAGAAGAAATGAATAGTTTCTTAAAAGTTCTAGATGGAATGAATTGGTTAAAAGCCTAA
- a CDS encoding LytTR family DNA-binding domain-containing protein, which yields MMNCIIIEDEHGAQDVLKNYVDKTPFLNCNGIYESGLDIDSKQLEEIDFIFLDIQLPELNGLSFLRTLVNPPKVIITTAYPDYAVEAFEEAVIDYLVKPFSYERFFKAVNRIQDKTIEKKEHIKQFFLYTDKTIYNIYVDDICLLKAEVDYVKVVTNHKNILILDTLRNWEEKLQNFNFIRIHRSYIINMDKVEKVSGNQVFIGDIVIPIGKTYKNTFLKLINY from the coding sequence ATGATGAATTGTATCATTATAGAGGACGAACATGGAGCACAAGACGTTTTAAAAAACTATGTAGATAAAACTCCTTTTTTAAATTGTAATGGAATCTATGAGAGCGGATTAGACATTGATTCAAAGCAATTAGAAGAAATTGATTTCATATTTTTAGATATTCAGTTGCCTGAATTGAATGGATTATCTTTTTTAAGAACTTTAGTTAATCCGCCTAAGGTTATCATTACTACCGCCTATCCGGATTACGCTGTTGAAGCTTTTGAAGAAGCCGTTATAGACTACCTGGTAAAACCATTTTCTTATGAACGATTTTTTAAAGCTGTAAATCGCATACAAGATAAAACTATAGAGAAAAAGGAGCATATCAAACAGTTTTTCTTGTATACTGACAAAACAATTTATAACATATACGTTGATGATATATGCCTTTTAAAAGCTGAAGTAGATTATGTAAAAGTGGTTACAAATCATAAGAACATATTGATTTTAGATACGCTTCGAAATTGGGAAGAAAAACTACAGAATTTCAATTTTATTAGAATACATCGTTCCTATATTATCAATATGGATAAGGTAGAAAAAGTATCAGGAAACCAAGTTTTTATTGGAGACATAGTAATCCCAATAGGTAAAACGTATAAGAATACTTTTTTAAAGCTTATCAACTATTAA
- a CDS encoding dicarboxylate/amino acid:cation symporter has product MKKLALHWQIMIGMIAGILFGFLMTQFSWGKGFTGDWIAPLGTIFVNLLKLIAVPLILASLIKGISDLKDISKFKKIGGRTIIIYVLTTVIAITIGLLLVNVMKPGNGITPETIEKLTTEYASSAKISERIAEAGRQKESGPLQFVVDMVPQNAIKAMSDNKMMLQVIFFAIFLGISMLLIKEEQSNPLKKFFDSLNEVVLKMVDLIMLTAPFAVFALLANVVVTSDDPDILLALLRYAGVVVFGLALMIVFYCILVSVITKKPPFWFLKQISPAQLLAFSTSSSAATLPVTMERVEEHIGVDKEVSSFVLPVGATINMDGTSLYQAVASVFIMQVLWPEGLTFSNQITIVLTALLASIGSAAVPGAGMVMLVIVLEAIGFPSDKLPIGLALIFAVDRPLDMLRTTVNVTGDATVAMIVAKSVGKLGDPKVKDWDDHYEG; this is encoded by the coding sequence ATGAAGAAACTTGCACTGCATTGGCAAATAATGATCGGAATGATCGCTGGGATATTATTCGGATTTTTAATGACTCAGTTTTCCTGGGGAAAAGGATTTACAGGTGATTGGATCGCTCCTTTAGGAACTATTTTTGTAAACCTTCTGAAGTTAATTGCGGTTCCTCTAATTCTTGCTTCTTTAATAAAAGGGATTTCAGATTTAAAGGATATTTCAAAATTTAAAAAAATTGGGGGTAGAACTATTATCATTTATGTTCTTACAACAGTAATTGCTATTACTATTGGTTTATTACTTGTAAATGTAATGAAACCAGGAAATGGAATTACTCCTGAAACTATTGAAAAACTGACAACTGAATATGCAAGTAGTGCAAAAATATCAGAGCGTATTGCAGAGGCAGGAAGACAAAAAGAAAGCGGACCATTACAATTTGTGGTAGATATGGTACCGCAGAATGCCATAAAAGCAATGAGCGATAATAAGATGATGCTACAAGTTATATTTTTCGCTATTTTCTTGGGAATAAGTATGTTATTGATTAAAGAAGAACAGTCAAATCCTTTAAAGAAGTTTTTTGATAGTTTAAATGAAGTAGTCTTAAAAATGGTCGATTTAATTATGCTTACAGCTCCTTTTGCTGTATTTGCATTATTGGCTAATGTAGTAGTTACTTCGGATGATCCAGATATATTGTTAGCCTTATTACGATATGCAGGAGTTGTAGTATTTGGTTTAGCACTTATGATAGTGTTTTACTGTATTTTAGTTTCTGTGATTACTAAAAAACCTCCTTTCTGGTTCTTAAAACAGATTAGTCCGGCGCAATTGTTAGCGTTTTCCACAAGTTCTAGTGCAGCGACTTTACCAGTAACCATGGAAAGAGTCGAAGAACATATTGGTGTAGATAAGGAAGTATCGAGTTTTGTATTACCTGTTGGAGCAACCATTAATATGGATGGAACCAGTTTATATCAAGCTGTAGCATCGGTATTTATTATGCAGGTATTGTGGCCAGAAGGATTAACATTTAGCAATCAAATTACTATTGTGTTAACAGCTTTATTAGCTTCTATTGGTTCTGCCGCTGTTCCTGGTGCAGGAATGGTAATGTTAGTAATTGTTTTAGAAGCAATTGGTTTTCCATCGGATAAATTACCAATTGGATTGGCGTTAATTTTCGCGGTTGATAGACCACTAGATATGTTACGAACCACTGTTAATGTAACTGGAGATGCTACGGTGGCTATGATCGTTGCTAAGTCTGTTGGTAAACTAGGAGATCCTAAAGTAAAAGATTGGGATGACCATTATGAAGGATAG